The following proteins are co-located in the Cydia fagiglandana chromosome 2, ilCydFagi1.1, whole genome shotgun sequence genome:
- the LOC134679324 gene encoding protein SAND: MASTSKDSVPATSDVQVNIGSDLEPGACPESILNPTDSFEEFASEMSSSLQERNDSLTVKSSTISEIQSEIGESSKEAQMKTAKSSDDLRNKDESISASASNSNLVEENGEVESEQDDYLKSPELVNKEKHVFILSSAGKPIYSRYGNEDKLAGLCGVIQALVSVVEDHNQDILRAINTKDCKAVFLVKGPLILVAVSKSNESETQLVLQLTYAFNQIVSVLTLTQLNKIFEQRRNYDLRRLLSGAERLIDHLLIFMEKDPAFLLGAVRCLPLPEKSRESITHAIITACHKIRDLVFAILIAGNQLITLVRMKKYTLHPSDIHLLFNLVRSSESFKTAESWTPICLPKFDATGFLHGHVSYISEDCQACLLLLTVQRDAFYPLSQAKHTIAEKLRQNKCLSAINDALNRHPDLPTTDPLKHIGIPEIRHFMYKCKSTAQLFTSDPISIDRLQDYRLRHKEGGDVVKERKLTKMSEIDYVRNYRKFCSQIHCTSTPAKLIFRSNSQDTILAWITNGFELYVTFDPLMDKDHAIKAVDRLLRWIKREEQRIFIMNAPTF, encoded by the exons atGGCGTCGACATCTAAAGACAGTGTGCCGGCCACAAGTGATGTCCAGGTGAACATAGGAAGTGATTTAGAGCCTGGGGCCTGTCCGGAAAGTATACTGAATCCCACAGATTCTTTTGAAGAATTTGCTTCAGAGATGAGCTCGAGTCTTCAAGAGAGGAACGATTCTTTGACTGTGAAGAGCAGCACTATCAGTGAGATTCAGAGTGAGATTGGAGAGAGCTCGAAAGAAGCGCAAATGAAGACTGCAAAGTCGAGTGATGATTTAAGGAATAAAGAT GAATCCATATCAGCGTCAGCCAGCAACTCCAACCTGGTGGAAGAGAACGGGGAAGTGGAAAGTGAGCAGGATGATTACTTGAAGTCTCCGGAGCTCGTCAACAAGGAGAAGCATGTGTTTATATTGAGTTCTGCTGGTAAACCTATATACTCTAG GTATGGAAATGAGGACAAGCTTGCCGGCCTCTGTGGAGTCATCCAAGCGCTAGTGAGCGTAGTAGAAGACCACAACCAAGATATCCTGAGGGCCATCAACACTAAAGACTGCAAAGCGGTGTTCTTGGTGAAAGGACCTTTGATACTGGTCGCTGTGTCTAAGAGCAATGAGAGTGAAACACAGCTGGTTTTACAGTTGAC ATACGCCTTCAACCAAATAGTGTCAGTTCTAACACTGACACAACTCAACAAGATCTTCGAGCAACGTCGCAACTATGATCTAAGGAGATTGCTGTCAGGCGCTGAAAGGCTTATAGACCATTTGCTTATATTCATGGAAAAAGACCCAGCATTTTTACTTG GTGCCGTCCGTTGCCTGCCGCTCCCAGAAAAATCCAGAGAATCCATAACCCACGCCATAATAACAGCCTGCCACAAAATAAGAGACCTAGTATTCGCAATACTGATAGCAGGCAACCAGCTGATCACTTTAGTGAGAATGAAGAAATATACATTACATCCCTCCGATATACATTTGTTGTTTAATCTGGTGAGGAGTTCGGAGTCTTTTAAGACTGCTGAGAGTTGGACGCCGATATGTTTACCCAAGTTTGATGCTAC tGGTTTCCTCCACGGCCACGTCTCATACATCTCCGAAGACTGCCAAGCATGCCTTCTCCTTCTAACAGTACAGCGAGACGCGTTCTACCCTCTCTCTCAAGCCAAACACACCATAGCAGAGAAACTGCGGCAAAATAAATGCTTGTCGGCTATCAACGACGCACTGAACAG GCATCCAGATTTACCAACGACAGATCCGCTGAAACACATAGGTATACCAGAGATCAGACACTTTATGTACAAGTGTAAATCCACGGCGCAGCTGTTCACTTCGGACCCTATATCTATAGACAGGTTGCAG GATTACCGATTACGGCACAAAGAAGGCGGCGACGTGGTCAAAGAGAGGAAGCTAACGAAAATGTCAGAAATAGACTACGTGAGGAACTACAGAAAGTTCTGCAGCCAGATACATTGTACATCTACGCCTGCCAAACTGATCTTTAGGTCCAATTCGCAAGATACCATACTGGCCTGG ATAACGAACGGCTTCGAGCTATACGTGACCTTCGATCCCCTGATGGATAAAGACCACGCCATAAAGGCGGTGGATCGCCTCCTCCGGTGGATCAAACGGGAGGAACAGAGGATCTTCATCATGAACGCTCCGACCTTCTAG